Sequence from the Amycolatopsis sp. NBC_00345 genome:
CTCACCGCGGCGGAGACCGTGGCGTTCCTGGTCATCGGCCTGCCCGCCGGTGCCTGGATCGACCGGACCCGCCGCCGCCGCGCGGTACTCGTCGGCGCCGACCTCGTCCGGGCCCTGCTGTTCTTCGGGCTTCCGATCGCGGGCTGGGCCGGTGTGCTGGACTTCGGGCAGCTGCTCGTCACGGCTGTTCTCGTCGGCGTCGCGACCGTGTTCTTCGACGCCGCCTACCAGGCGTACCTGCCGGTGGTGATCGGGCTGGAGAATCTGGAAACCGGCTACGCGCGCCTGCAGATCACCCTGTCGGTCGCCGCGGCCGCCGGGCCCGGCATCGGTGGCCTGCTCACTCGCGTGATCGGTGCCGCCTCCGGGCTGGTGCTGACCGGGGCGGGCTACCTGGCTTCGGCCGCGCTCCTGTCGCGCGTCCGGGCCGATGTGCCGCCGATCCCACCGCGGCCGAGGGAGGTGCGGCTCCGCACCGAGATCGCCGAGGGCCTCCACTACATCGTCCGCCACCGCCAGCTCCGCCCGCTGGCCGTCGCGAGTTCCGTCGCCGCGTTCTTCACCGCGGGCATCATGTCCATGGAAGTCCTGTTCTTCACCCACGACCTGCACCTGGACGCGGCGGGTGCGGGCGTGCTGCTGGCCCTGTCGGGCGTGGGCAGCGTCATCGGCGCCGCGACGACCGGCCGCTGGACCCGCCGCATCGGGGCGGCTCGCGCCAACTGGCTGGTGCCGGTGCTGACGTGGCCACCCCACCTGCTGCTCCCCCTCGCCCAGCCGGGCCCGATCGGCCTGGTCCTGGCCGGAACGGGAATCGTCATCCACGCCGCCGGCGGCACGACCTACAACGTGATCGTGATGACCCGCCGCCAGCACCTGACCCCGGACGCACTGCGCGGCCGCGTCCAGACGAGCATGCGCGTGCTCGTCTGGGGAACGATGCCACTCGGCGCACTGGCCGCGGGAACCCTCGCCGAGTCAGTGGGTACGCGCGCGACCCTGACCATCGCCGTCGCCGGAATCCTCATCGCGATCGTGCCGGCGGCCCGGTCCGCCCGCGACCACCCTGCCCCTTGACGTCCCTCGGGAAGGGTGTCGATTTCCAATCTGGTCTCGATGCCGCGTGGAGGATGTCCGGCTGGTGAACGCCGGCGGGGTGGCGTGCACGGTGCGGGACACGCGTGGTCAGGAGATCGCGGCTGTCGGCCCGCTGTGCCGCGGGCCGCGCTATAGGATCATGGCGTGGTTGGGAATGCCGACAAGCGACAACACATCCTGGACGTGGCGACGGGTCTCGCCGGGACGGACGGGCTCCGGGGGCTGAGCGTGCGATCCGTCGCCGCCGCGGCGGGGGTTGGCGCGACGACGCTGCGGACCTACTTTCCGTCGCAGGCGTTGCTCTATCGGGCCGTCGCGGAGCGGCTGGTCTCCCACGCGCTCGGCGATGAATGGATCCAGGACGCCGCCCTCGCTCCGGCGGACCGGTTGTACGCGAGTCTGCGGCAGTTCCTTCCCAGCCGGGCGAACCGGCAGTACACCCTCACCGAGTGGTTCGAGCTGCTGACCCTCGCGGTCGGCCCCGATGCCAACGCTGAAGTGCTCGAACTGGTGCAGTCCGGGAACGATGAGTCGATCGCGATCGTGGCCCGCTGGTTCACGCAGCTGGCCGCCGACGGGTGTGTGCTGCGGGAAACCCCCGAGGTGCTGGCGGACCGGTTCGGGATCGTCGTGAACGGGTTGCAGCTCGATCTCTTGCTCGACAAGGACGAAGCAGTACTCGACCGGGCGGAAGAAACCCTTCGCTGGTTCGTGAAGCAGGCCCTCGAAACGGATGCCGCCGTCGCGAAATCCGAGTGAGGGACTCACCCGGCGGACCAGGTCACAACGCGGGACGACGGTCGATCACCCGCTCGGCGAACCACCGGATCGTGTCCTTCGCGGCATCAAGATCGGCCGGCCCGGGGTTGAGCAGCGCCCGCAGGTACAGCCCGTTGACGAGCGTCAGCGCCGAAGTGGCGTGACCGGCGACCTCCTCGGGCCGAACCGCTCCCCGGTCGGCCAGGATCGTAAGCCATCGGCGCACGTGCTCGGCCGTTGACCGCTGCGCGCGCTCGACGATGACGCTCGCCCCGGGGACGGGATCCGCCCCGGCCGACATCCGATACAGCTCGAACCAGGCCTCGACGGTCGCCCTCCGGCCGTCCGGGGGCAAGAGCTGAGCCAGGCACTCGAACAGCCGATCGGCGGGGTCGCGCTGGTCGTCGGCGATCGAGAGGTCGTCGACGGGGCGGCGGGCGAGCTCCGCGGCGACCAGAAGATGCAGGTCAGCCTGGGCAGGAAAGTAATGACGGAGCGTCGTCGCTCCCACCCCCGCCTCGATCGCGACGCGGCGCACGGTCAGTGAACTGAGCCCTTGGGCCGCGGCCAGACGGAGCGCGGCCTCGATGATTTTCTCCCGCGTGACCATGCCTCTCAGCGTACCCGCACAGTGTGCGGTACAGTGTGCCGTACAGCGTGCGGGGCACAACCCGGACGAACCGGAAGAGGGAAGAAAACCATGATCGAGAACTTGCAGCACTTCGTCGGCTCGTGGCCGGGTGCCCTCCAGTGGCTCGGGATCGCGCTGATCGCGGTCGTCCCGTTCGTCGAGAGCTACATCGGCAGCGTCATCGGCATCGTGATCGGGGTCCACCCGGTCGTCGCGGCCATCTGCGCCATCATCGGCAACGCCGCGATCGTGGTCGCCATCGCCTTTGCCACCGACTCCGTGCGCAAGCGCGCCACGCGAGGCAAAGAGCGCACCACCACTCCGGGCCGGGCCCGTGCCAAGAAGCTGTTCGACCGCTTCGGCGTGCCCGGCGTGGCGCTGCTCGGCCACCCGACCCAGATCTCGACCGCCGCGCTCATCGCGCTCGGCGCTCCCCGCACCAAGGTGATCATCTGGGAACTGATCTCCGTTGTTCTCTGGGGCACGGTCGTCGCCGTCATCGCCGGGTTCGGCATCAGCGCGCTGGCCTGAACAAACCCGCTCTTTCAGGCAAAGCCCCAGATCCGAACGACCCGAGAGGAACTGCAGTGGAGCTGGACGCCAGGCCAACGGATTCGGTTGTCGCGGAAAAGCTGCGGCCCGGCTGGCCCGAGATCATCGTCGGCGCTGTTGTCTACACGCTGACCTTCTCCATCGGCCCGCCGGTCGTCAGCGCCATCACCCATGATTCGCCGGTCTCGAGCGGGATCGGGCTCGCCGTGCTCTCCGGGATCATGGGCCTGCTCGGCTTCTTCGCCGCTTTCGCCATCCGCCTCCGGTCCTGGCCTGCGTTCAGCGTCCGCGCCATTCCGGCCCGCTGGATCTTCATCGCGCTCGGCTTCGGACTGCTCGCGCTCGTCCTGAATCAGGCAGTCAACATCATTTACGGCGTGATCAGTGGCGGCACGGGCAGCGATGTCCAAGGCGACTACGAGTCCGCGACCAAGGCGGGCGGACTTGCCTTTGTCCTGTATCTGCTGGGCATCGCCGTCCTGACTCCCCTCGGCGAAGAGTTCCTGTTCCGGGGCGTACTCGCCACCGCGCTCACGAAATACGGCTCATGGGTGAGCGTCATCGGCAGCACCGTCGTCTTCGCCTTGGCCCACGGCATCAACCTGGCGCTCATTCCCGCGATCATCGTCGGCGCGATCAACGGCATTCTGCTGGTACGCACCAAATCGGTGTGGCCGGGCGTCATCGTGCACGCGGTCAACAACGGTCTGGGCGCCATTTTCGCCCTGCTGGCCGGTTGAGAGCTGGCTCAGAACGTGTCCTGTCCGACGGGGGCGCGCCGGATCACGATCTCCGTACCGTCGGCGGTGTGCACCGCGACGGCGTGCAGCCCCGGCTCACCGGATACGAAACGCAGCGGCAGCCGGTCGAAGGTCTCCGCCCCGATGTGCTCGCGGAACAGCGCCCGGTCGCCGGCCACCTCCAGCCAGGCCACGCCGGCGGCGGTCCGGTCGCCGGTCACCTCGCGGCGGGCGGGGTTCTTGGCCGGATCGTCCCGGTAGTACCAATTCGGCAGGCCTTGCCGCCGGGCCTGCCGCGCCACCGCGCCGGCCGGGGCACTGGTGATCACGCGTTGGGTGCCGTCGGGTTCCCGGCGCCCGGGGAGGACCTGGACGTGGCTGCCCAGCCGCGCCGCGACCTGGTCCAGTTCCTCACGGGTGTCCGCGCGCAGGCACCAGAACATCCAGCGATCCGTCCCGTCGGCGGTGGCCCGCCGGAACCACGACGCCGGGCCCTCGGCCGTCCCGGTGGCGTTCTCCACCTCCAGGTAGACGTCCCCGCCCAGCGGAAAGATCCAGTTGCGCAGACCGCCGGCGAACACCCCGCCTTCATAGCTGCCCAACCCGGTCTGTTCGGCCAGCCTGCGCACGCCGTCGTCGAAGTCCGGCACGCCGAGCGCCAGGTGGTCCAGATGAAACACGGCTGTGGCGCCTCCGGCTCAGGTGATCGTTTCGCCCGAGCCTAACGTCGGCCTGGTCCGGATTCCGGAGTGGATGCGCCCGGGTGAAGCTGGCGAGGCGTGAGGCGATCCGGGAGGATGCCGGCCGTGGCCGGGTGTCGGGTTTCGGTACTGGACACCGCGCCGATCGTGGCGGGTTCGACGGCGCGGGAGGCGTTGCGTAACACCGTCGATCTCGCCGTTCTGGCCGACGAACTGGGTTATCACCGGTACTGGATGCCCGAACACCACGGCCGGGGGCGTGCTGCTGCCGAACCACGCGCCGATCGTGGTGGCCGAACAGTTCGGCACGCTGGCCGCGTTCCATCCTGGACGGATCGACCTTGGGATCGGCCGGTGAAGGCGACTCCCGCGATCGGGAACACGCCGGAGTTCTGGCTGCTCGCCGGCCCGACCCGGCTGAAGGTGCTGAGCCGGATCCGCGGCCGGCGGATTTTCCTGCCGCGTCAGGCTCGACGACATCGGCGCCGACGAGCTGATGGTGACGACCCCGGTCCACGACCACGGCGACCGGCGACGTTCGTACGAACTGGTCAGGGAGGTCGTGGCCGGGGACCCGGGGTTGCGGAATCCGGCCAGGCGCCGATCATGAGGGTGTCCAGGTCCGCGACCCGATACGGAAGAAGCACGCGATGCCCCAGAGTTCCCGGCACGTCGCCTCGTTGACCCACGGCCAGGTCGTCCACGAAAGCGACCTCGGCTCGGTCACGAAGCTGACCGCGGACAATTTCCCGATCCTGAACCGGCTGTCGATCAAACGGCTGATCCTCGAGCCCGGCGCCATCCGCGAGCCGCACTGGCACGCCAACGCGAACGAGCTCAGTTACTGCCTGTCGGGCTCGGTGCTGGTCTCGATCCTCGACACCGGCAGCTCGTTCTCCTCGTTCGTCGTCACCGCCGGGCAGATGTTCCACGTCGGCTCCGGCTCCCTGCACCACATCGAGAACATCGGTGCCGAGCGGGCCGAGCTGATCATCGCGTTCCGCCACGAACGGCCGGAGGACTTCGCGCTCAGCAGCGCGTTCGGCGCGATGGCCGACAACGTGCTGGGCAACGCCTACGACCTGCCCGGGAGCGCGTTCGCCGGCTTCCCGCACCGGGTCGAGCCGTCCTACCTGGTCCGGCGGGAGGGCGAGCCCACGCTGCCGTCCACCGCCGGGTACGGCGACCCGCACAAGTTCGACGTCGAGGGCATGGCCCCGCCGGCCGCCTCCCCGGTCGGCTCGGCCCGCACCGCCCGCGTGCAGTTCTGGCCGATCCTCAAGGACATCTCGATGTACTCGCTGCGGATCGCCGAGGACGGGATGCGGGAGCCGCACTGGCACCCGATCACCGCGGAGATGGGCTACATCCACCGCGGCCGGGCCCGGATGACCGTCCTCGACCCGGACGGCACCCTCGACACCTACGAACTCGGGCCCGGCGACGTCTACTTCATCCCCCGCGCCTACCCGCACCACATCGAGGTGCTCGGCGAGGAGGAGATCCACTTCCTGATCTTCTTCGACCAGCCCACCCCCGGTGACATCGGCTATCGCGCGTCGGCGTCCGCGTACAGCGCCGAGGTGCTCGCCGCGACGTTCGGCGTCCCGCTCGGCGAGCTGCCGGCCTTCCCGTACACCCCGGCCGACCCGCTGATCGTGGGCCGGGCCAATCCCCGGGACCCGACCGGCTGATCCTCGGACCTCACGCGTTCAGCACCGCGCACGCCCGCGCCACCCCGTCCTCCGCGCGCAGCCGCGCCGACACGCGCTGGGCGCCGCGGCGGTAGGGGAGTTGCGTCAGGGAGGCGAGACGGGTCGCCAGCGCATCGGTGGTCAAGGCGCGTAAGGGAAGGGGACGGGGGCCCGCGCCGAGGCGGTGGACACGGTCGCCCCAGTAGGGCTGGTCCGAGAAGACCGGGCAGACCAGCGACGGGACGCCCGCGCGCAGGGCCGCCGCCGTGGTGCCCGCGCCGCCGTGGTGGACGACCGCCGCGGTGCGCGGAAACAGCCAGGCGTGCGGGACATCCCGGACCGTCAGCGTGTTGTCATCGGAGGCGACGGCGTCGGTGCCGAGCAGGCCGCGCAAGCCCGTCTGACGTAGGGCCGCACGGACCGCGGTGAACGTCTTCTCGGCTTCGGCGGGGCGCATGCTGCCGAAGCCGACGTACACCGGAGGCGGGCCTGCGGCGAGGAAGTCCCGCAGACGCGGCTCCGGGCGCCACCCGGCGGGTTCGTCCAGGAACCAGTAGCCGGTGACGTGCACGCGCGCCGGCCAGTCCGGTGGGCGCGGCACGACCGCGTCCGAGAAACCGCACAGCACCGGCGAATTCCGCCGGGGACCGCGTACGCCGGTGGCGGGAAGGTCCAAGGTCTCGACGCGCCATCTGTCCACTTCGGACCGGAGCAGCTGCCAGGCCAGGCCGTCGACCGCGCCGTAGCTGAGGCGGCGGGCCCACGGGCCCAGCCGTCCGGCCCAGGGGAGCAACGGGTGCGGGAACGCCCGCGTCGGCACGCTCGGCTGGTAGTGCAGTTCGGCGTGGGGGACGTCGAGGTGCTCGGAGAGGTGTGCGCCGAGGAAGCCGAGGGTCGGGGCGAGCACGAGGTCCGCGCCCGCCGCCCCGGCGTGGACCTCGGCGAGCAACTGGTCCAGCAACGGCCGCAGCACCTCGCGAAAACCGCGCAGGAACGTCAGTGGGCCGCCCGCCGTCCACGCCCGTCCGGTCGCCGAGCCGAGGATTTCGCCGGGATCGGCCGAAAGCGGCGCGAACGCCAGGCCGTGCTCTTCGACCAGCGGGCGGAAGCCGGGCGCGGCGAGTACCCGCACCCGGTCGCCGCCCGCGGCGAGGCCCCGGCCCAGCGCGACGCACGGCTGGACGTCGCCCCGTGAGCCGGGGGCGATGACGACGATCTGGCGGCTCATCGTTTCGCCGCGGTCAGCCGGTACCGCACCCGGAACGGCAGGTTCGCCAGCACCGCCGTGACCCGCGCGTCCTTGCCGACCAGGTAGCGCGGGGCGGGGCGGCGGGTGGTGAGGGCGCGGACCACGGCCTGCGCGGCCCGTCGCGGTGATACCCCGCCGCTGGCCGAACGCTCGGCGCTGCGGCCCGCCGATTCCAGTTGCGCCGCATAGCGTTCGAGGCCCGCAGCGGGCAGCGCCGCGCGCAGTTCCTCCACCGCCGCGCGCGCCCGCGGCCAGATCGCCGTGGCGACCGCGCCCGGCTCGACCAGGACAACGCGGATGCCCGCGGGCGCGAGTTCCGCCCGCAGGCTGTCGGTCAGGCCGACGAGGGCGAACTTCGACGCGTGGTACGGCCCGACGATCGGCCCAGCGATGCGGCCGCCGATCGAGCCCACCGTCACGACCCGGGCGGCTTCCGCGCGGCGCAACGCGGGCAGCATCGCCTGGGTGACCGCGAGCTGGCCGGTGACGTTCACGTCCAGCTGCTCCCGGAAGGACTCCAGCGGGATGTATTCCAGCGGCCCGGGGCGAGCGAGGCCGGCGTTGTTCACCAGGCCGTGCAGTGGCCCGCCCTCGGCGACCCGCGCGCCGGCCGCCGCGACCGACGCGGCGTCCCGCAGGTCCATCCGCAGCACAGTCACCGCTTCGCCGTAGGTGTCTTCCAGCTCTTGACCGGCCTCGTCGGTGCGCACGCTCGCCCACACGTGCGCCCCGCGGCGGATGAGCTCACCAACGCAGGCCCGGCCGATCCCGCTCGACGCGCCGGTGACCACATAGGACAGCCGGCTCACGACGCCGCCCCCGCGTCGAGCACCTGCAGCATCCGCGGCCACGTCTTGTGCAGCTGGTCCTGCCAGTACGCCCACTGGTGCGTGCCCGGCCCATAGAGGTCGGCCGTCACCGGGACGCCGAGGTCGCGCAGCCGGCCGACCATCGCGGTGGTCTGCCCGCCGCAGAGGAACTCGATCAGCATCGCGCCGGGCAGGACGTCGACCGGGAGCTTGCCGTCGAGCGGGCCCGGCAGCCCGTTGCCCGCCGAAAGGTACAGCTCGGTGCCGCGCAGGCGGTCCGCGTTGACCAGCGGGTCGTGGGCCTCCCACAGTGCCGATTGACGGCGCCGGTCGCCCCAGAGCGCTTCCGGGTCGAGGTGGGCCGACGAGACGATGGCGTCGGTCAGCAGCTCCCCGGTGGGCCCGGTGGGATTGAGGTTCCCGCTGTAGGCCGCGGCGTAACGGAACAGGCCGGGCCGTCGCGCCGCCAGCTCCACCGCGCCGTAGCCGCCGATGGAGATCCCGGCCCCGGCGCGGCGCCCGTCCCCGCGGTAGCCGCGGTCGATCAGCTGCGGCAGCTCGACCGCGGTGAACGTCTCCCACTGGTTGAGGGCGAGGTCCTTGCCGTAGTTCCACCAGTCGGTGAAGAAGCCCGCCGGGCCCGCGCCGGGCATGACGACCAGGACACCGGCGTCGTCGGCGAGACGGCGGACGTCGGTGTTGGCGCTCCAGCCGCGGTAGTCCTGCAGCCGGGTCTCCCCGGCCAGCAGGTAGATCGCCGGCCACTTCCGGTCCGGCTCTGTGGCGAAGCCGGCCGGCAGGATCAGCCGGACCATGGCGTAACCGCCGACGCCCGTCGAGCGCACGGTGAGGTCGAGCGTCCGCGGGTCGTCCCCGGCCGCGGTCACGGCGACGACGTGGGACCCGTCGTCCGCTCGCGCGCCGGGGACACCCGTGTCCGCGTGGGCGGGCGTCGCGACGACGGCCGAGAGCACGAGGGTCAATACCGGGAGCAGGCAGTGAGATATGCGCATGAGTATTTTTTCTCTTCCCGAAAAAAGGGTCCGGTGAGCCGACAGGCTAGGCGAACCGGGGCGGGGAGAGCAATTGTCCGGTCCACGATACGAGCGGACAATGTGAATGGAAGGCGAACAAACATACGATTGTTATCCCCCGTGCGGGTGAGTGGTCGCTTACCAAGGGTGATCACGGCTTCGGTGGGTGGTACTGAACCCGTCGCATACCAGCGGTATCTTGCAAAACCGCAGTTCACGCCGTGTGTCCGAGGGTTGTTTACGTTTTCTTGACCCCCTTCCGGTAACCGTTTTCCTGTCGTAGCCTTCCCCGGTGTCACCCGCCCCGGCCCCGGCCGGCGCGCCCCGGCACCGCGTCCCACCGCGGGGACCCCACCTCACCAGACCCCTTCCGGAAAGGGCGATAAATGCCTGCCCAGATTATCCGGCGACCCCGTTTTCCGCGTTCCGCGCCGCGAGTGCGAACGCTCGCCTTGATTGTCGTCGCAGTGGCGGCCGTCACCATTTCCGGTCCGGCCTCCGCCCCCACGGCGGCCGCGGTTTCCGGGCCGCCGCCGGTTCCCCCGGCTGCTTTACTGCCGCCCACAGCTATCCCCGGGGCGGCAGCGTCACGCGACGGCTTCGACCTCGCCACCGCACTGTCTACATCAGACCGTTCGGACAGCTCGGTGGACCAGCCCGCGTGCACCGACATGGTCCACGGGCGGTTGCTCGGCCCCGGCGATGCGACCGGCCAGGGCTTCCAGTCCGCCGTGCCCGGCGGAGAAGTCTCCGAACTCGTCGCCCGGACCGCCCGCCCGGCCGGGCTCACGGCCTGGGCCGAGCAGGCCCGGCGCTGCGCCAGCGTCACCGTGGACGACCCGGGCGGCACGGCGGTGTCGACGCTCACCGTCGCGCCGGACCCCGTGGTCCCCGGCGCGCAAACCCTGTCCTACCAGCAAGTCCTGACCCTGCCCGGACAACCGCCCGAGCTGCCCGGCCTGCGCCTGCGCACCGTCGCCATCACCGCCGACGACGTGCTGGTCGTGCTCCGCGACGCCGGGGCCACCGACCTCGACCTCACCTCCCTCGCCGTCGCCGCGTGGTCTCACGCGGGCCCGCGGCTGGGGCACTGAACCCGTTCGAGCGTAAGGAGAATCCCATGTACCTGGCCCCGGAGAACTTCCCGGCGGTGGGCGGCGCCACCCTGACCGAGTGCCTGCGGCACTGGGCCGCCGTCGCGGGCGACGAGCCCGCGCTGACCTTCGCCGACTACTCGGCCGACCGCGACGGACGGCAGCGGACCCTCACCTGGCAGCAGTTGCGGCAACGCGTCGACGCCGCGGCGAGCGCGTTGCCGGTCCGCCCCGGCGAACGGGTCGCCGTGCTCTGCCCGCAGGGCATCGACTACGTCGTCGGCTTCCTCGCCACGCTCACCGCGGGCGCGATCGCGGTGCCGCTGTTCGACCCCGGCCTCCCCGGGCACGCGGGCCGGCTGACCTCGGTGCTCGCCGACTGCGCGCCCTCGGCCGTGGTCACCACCTCCGCCGCGAAGGACGCCGTCAAGGAGTTCCTCGCCGGCCTGCCCGGCGGGCACGACCTCCCGGTGGTGGCCGCCGACCGCCCGGACGCGGAGCCGGCCCGTTCGTGGCCCGCGCCGTCGGCGGCCCCGGACGACGTCGCGTACCTGCAGTACACGTCCGGCTCAACCCGCTCCCCGGCCGGGGTGGTGCTGACCCACGCGAACGCGATCACGAACGTCACCCAGGCCGTGCAGGGGCTGGGCCTGGACCCGCGCGAGGCGACCATGGTCTCGTGGCTGCCGCTGTTCCACGACATGGGCCTGGTCTTCGGGCTGATCATGCCGCTGGCGCTGGGCCTGCGCTCGGTGCTGATGGACCCGCTCGCGTTCATCGAACGGCCGGTCCGCTGGCTGGAACTGCTCGGCGACCGGCCCGGCGCCTGGAGCGCCGCGCCGAACTTCGCCTTCCACTACTGCGAGAGCCGCGTGCGCGAGGCCGACCGGGCCCGCCTGCGCCTGGGCCGGGTCGCCGCGATCATCAACGGCGCCGAGCCGATCAACCCCGACGTGCTCGACCGGTTCCACACCGCGTTCGCCGGTGCCGGTTACGAGCCGTCGAAGACCCGGCCGTCCTACGGCTTGGCGGAGGCGACCGTGTTCGTGGCCACCGGCCCGGACACGGCCCCGCGCGTCGGGACGTTCGACCGGGAAGCGCTCGGGAACGGTTCCGCGGAGCCGGCCGGCGAAGGTGCCCGGCTGGTCGCCTGCGGGACTCCGACCGGCCAGCAGGTGGCGATCGCCGACCCGGACACCGCGGTCGCGCTCCCGGACGGCTCGGTCGGCGAGATCTGGGTCCACGGGCCGAACGTCGGCGGCGGGTACTGGGAGAAACCGTTGGAGAGCACCGAAACCTTCGGCGCCCGGCTGGACGGCGAGCGGGCCGGGCTCCCCGAGGGCCCGTGGCTGCGCACCGGCGACCTGGGTTTCCACCACGAAGGGGAGCTGTACATCGCCGGCCGGATCAAGGACTTGCTCATCGTGGACGGCCGCAACCACTACCCGCAGGACGTCGAGGCGACCGTCGCGTCGGCGGACCGCGGCATCCGGCCGGGCAGTGTCGCGGCGTTCGCCGTCGTCGGCGGCGAAACCGAGGCCGCGGTTGTCGTCGCCGAGCACCGTGGGCACGGCGAGCTGACCGGGCCGGGGGAGCGGGACCTCGTCGCGACGGTCCGGCGGCTCGTGTCCGGCGCGCACGGCCTGTCCCTGCGCGACGTCGTCCTCGTCCCGGCGGGCCGGGTCCCGCGCACGTCCAGCGGCAAGATCGCCCGCGGCGCCTGCCGTGACCGCTACCTCGACGGCGACTACGGAAAGGCCCTGGCGCGATGAGAAACGACGATGTTGTGAGAAACAGTGGGATGAGAAACCCGCCGCTCGACCCGGCCACGCTGCGCCGCTGGCTGCTGGACGCCGTCGCCGAGCACACCGGAGCGGACCCCGCCCGGATCGAGCCCGGCCGCCCGCTCGGCGACTACGGCCTGTCCTCCCGTCAGGCCGTCGGCATCGCCGCGGACCTCGAAGAGCTGCTCGGCACCCGGCTGCCCGCGACCCTGCTGTGGGAAAGCCCGACCATCGACCACCTCGCCCGCAGCCTGACCACCGGCGATACCACCGAGTCCGGTTCGACGCCCGCCTCGGTGCCTGCCTCTGTGTCTACCGCTGTGTCTGCTTCTGGGCCGGGCACCGACCGGCGCCGGACCGACCCGATCGCCGTCGTCGGCCTCGGCTGCCGCTGGCCCGGCGCGGACGGCCTCGACGAATACTGGGACCTGTTGCGGACCGGGCGGGATGCCGTCCGGACCGCGCCGCCGGGCCGGTGGAATGCCGACGCCGCACCGGTTCTCGGCGGTTTCCTCGACGACGTCGCCGGATTCGACGCCGAGCACTTCGGCATCACCCCGCGCGAAGCGTCCACAATGGACCCGCAGCAGCGGATGCTCCTGGAGGTCGCCTGGGCCGCGCTGGAGCACGCGGGGATCGCCCCGGCGTCATTGCGCGGCAGCCGCACCGGCGTGTTCACCGGCGTCGCCACCCACGACTACGGCCAACTCACCATGGCTCTTGGCGGGGTCGACTTGTGGACAGCCACCGGTGCGGCGGGCAGCATCTCCGCCAACCGGCTGTCCTATGTGTACGACCTGCGCGGGCCGAGCATGGCCATCGACACGGCCTGCTCCTCGTCGCTGGTCGCGGTGCACCACGCCGTGCGGGCGCTGCGCGACGGTGAAGCGGACCTGGCGCTGGCCGGCGGGGTC
This genomic interval carries:
- a CDS encoding alpha/beta hydrolase, encoding MRISHCLLPVLTLVLSAVVATPAHADTGVPGARADDGSHVVAVTAAGDDPRTLDLTVRSTGVGGYAMVRLILPAGFATEPDRKWPAIYLLAGETRLQDYRGWSANTDVRRLADDAGVLVVMPGAGPAGFFTDWWNYGKDLALNQWETFTAVELPQLIDRGYRGDGRRAGAGISIGGYGAVELAARRPGLFRYAAAYSGNLNPTGPTGELLTDAIVSSAHLDPEALWGDRRRQSALWEAHDPLVNADRLRGTELYLSAGNGLPGPLDGKLPVDVLPGAMLIEFLCGGQTTAMVGRLRDLGVPVTADLYGPGTHQWAYWQDQLHKTWPRMLQVLDAGAAS
- a CDS encoding fatty acyl-AMP ligase is translated as MYLAPENFPAVGGATLTECLRHWAAVAGDEPALTFADYSADRDGRQRTLTWQQLRQRVDAAASALPVRPGERVAVLCPQGIDYVVGFLATLTAGAIAVPLFDPGLPGHAGRLTSVLADCAPSAVVTTSAAKDAVKEFLAGLPGGHDLPVVAADRPDAEPARSWPAPSAAPDDVAYLQYTSGSTRSPAGVVLTHANAITNVTQAVQGLGLDPREATMVSWLPLFHDMGLVFGLIMPLALGLRSVLMDPLAFIERPVRWLELLGDRPGAWSAAPNFAFHYCESRVREADRARLRLGRVAAIINGAEPINPDVLDRFHTAFAGAGYEPSKTRPSYGLAEATVFVATGPDTAPRVGTFDREALGNGSAEPAGEGARLVACGTPTGQQVAIADPDTAVALPDGSVGEIWVHGPNVGGGYWEKPLESTETFGARLDGERAGLPEGPWLRTGDLGFHHEGELYIAGRIKDLLIVDGRNHYPQDVEATVASADRGIRPGSVAAFAVVGGETEAAVVVAEHRGHGELTGPGERDLVATVRRLVSGAHGLSLRDVVLVPAGRVPRTSSGKIARGACRDRYLDGDYGKALAR